A DNA window from Boseongicola sp. contains the following coding sequences:
- the mutL gene encoding DNA mismatch repair endonuclease MutL, with protein MTAAAPNMSQSRPKIRQLDEGAINRIAAGEVVERPASAVKELVENAIDAGAHRISITIAEGGKRLIRVEDDGCGIPADDLPLALSRHATSKIDGSDLLNIKSFGFRGEALPSLGAIGRLTITSRIAGDAAAEIKVSGGNQSSARPAAGNDGTVVELRDLFFATPARLKFLRTERAEMQAVTDVIKRLAMAEPYLKFTLVDATDKPRTLFAVDAESGEPLQALSRRLRAVLGRDFAENSLAIDAEREGLHLTGFAALPTYSRGSAVQQFLYVNGRPVRDKLLIGALRGAYRDFLSRDRHPAAVLFIDCAPELVDVNVHPAKAEVRFRDPGIARGLIVSGLRHALADAGHRASTTVAGETLGAFSAPQSEARVYQIDRRPAYSTPGKPVEDQQSGFSETGASFAAASARIEPTPDETPTADFPLGAARAQVHENYVIAQTKSGIVIVDQHAAHERLVYEKLKRQMAANGVAAQALLVPEIVEFGAEAALLLEFADELANFGLTIEPFGQGVVAVRETPAILGTVDATALLKDILDELKDLGDSSAVQSRIDAILSRVACHGSVRSGRQMRAEEMNALLREMEETPHSGQCNHGRPTYVELKLADIERLFGRR; from the coding sequence ATGACCGCTGCCGCCCCCAATATGAGCCAATCCAGGCCGAAAATTCGTCAATTGGACGAAGGAGCTATCAATCGAATTGCGGCGGGTGAGGTGGTCGAACGTCCGGCCTCGGCCGTCAAAGAACTTGTTGAGAATGCCATTGACGCCGGGGCGCATAGAATTTCGATCACAATTGCTGAAGGCGGTAAACGGCTGATCCGGGTCGAAGATGATGGTTGTGGTATTCCCGCCGACGATCTTCCCCTTGCCTTGTCACGCCATGCCACATCAAAAATAGACGGTTCGGATCTTCTGAACATCAAGTCTTTCGGGTTCAGGGGCGAGGCACTGCCATCCCTCGGTGCGATCGGGCGTTTGACCATAACTTCGCGGATCGCCGGGGACGCAGCTGCCGAGATTAAAGTCTCAGGTGGCAATCAAAGTTCGGCGCGACCAGCTGCTGGTAACGACGGCACCGTGGTTGAATTGCGCGATCTGTTTTTTGCAACTCCGGCCAGATTAAAGTTTCTGCGCACGGAACGCGCAGAAATGCAGGCAGTCACAGACGTGATCAAACGTCTTGCTATGGCGGAGCCTTATCTGAAATTCACGCTGGTTGACGCAACTGACAAGCCGCGCACTTTGTTCGCCGTCGATGCAGAGTCCGGCGAACCTCTGCAGGCTCTGTCGCGCCGTTTGCGTGCAGTCTTAGGGCGTGACTTTGCCGAAAACTCGCTGGCAATTGATGCCGAGCGCGAGGGTTTGCACCTGACCGGCTTTGCTGCTTTGCCGACTTATTCGCGCGGTTCCGCCGTCCAGCAATTTCTTTACGTCAATGGCCGCCCGGTGCGGGACAAACTGCTGATTGGGGCTTTGCGGGGGGCTTATAGAGATTTTCTTAGCCGTGACCGGCATCCGGCGGCAGTTCTGTTCATCGATTGCGCCCCAGAACTGGTGGACGTCAATGTTCATCCCGCCAAAGCCGAGGTTCGATTTCGCGATCCCGGCATAGCGCGTGGCTTGATCGTGTCGGGTCTGCGCCATGCTTTGGCCGACGCGGGGCACCGCGCCTCGACTACTGTCGCTGGCGAGACACTGGGGGCATTTTCAGCGCCACAATCAGAAGCGCGCGTCTATCAAATCGACCGCAGGCCAGCTTACTCCACGCCAGGAAAACCTGTTGAAGATCAACAGTCCGGATTTTCGGAAACCGGCGCTTCGTTCGCTGCCGCATCGGCTCGCATTGAACCCACACCAGACGAGACGCCGACAGCTGATTTTCCACTGGGCGCGGCGCGCGCGCAAGTCCACGAGAACTATGTAATTGCTCAAACAAAAAGCGGCATCGTAATTGTCGATCAACACGCTGCGCATGAGCGCCTGGTATATGAAAAACTCAAACGGCAAATGGCCGCCAATGGCGTGGCAGCACAGGCGCTTTTAGTGCCCGAAATCGTCGAGTTTGGGGCAGAAGCGGCGCTGTTGCTGGAATTTGCCGACGAACTGGCGAACTTTGGATTGACTATCGAGCCATTCGGGCAGGGCGTGGTCGCCGTGCGCGAAACCCCTGCAATTCTTGGCACTGTCGATGCCACGGCGCTTTTAAAAGACATCCTTGACGAGCTTAAGGACCTGGGTGACAGCTCAGCCGTTCAGTCTCGTATCGACGCGATCCTCAGCCGCGTTGCCTGCCATGGCTCGGTGCGCTCAGGTCGCCAGATGCGCGCCGAAGAAATGAACGCGCTCCTGCGCGAGATGGAGGAAACACCTCATTCGGGTCAGTGCAATCACGGCCGACCAACCTACGTTGAACTCAAACTCGCCGACATCGAGCGGCTGTTCGGAAGACGATGA